One window from the genome of Enterobacteriaceae bacterium Kacie_13 encodes:
- the adhE gene encoding bifunctional acetaldehyde-CoA/alcohol dehydrogenase — MAVTNVAELNALVARVKKAQREYANFSQEQVDKIFAAAALAAADARILLAKLAVEESGMGIVEDKVIKNHFASEYIYNAYKDEKTCGILGQDDTFGTITIAEPIGIICGIVPTTNPTSTAIFKALISLKTRNGIIFSPHPRAKNATNKAADIVLQAAIAAGAPKDIIGWIDEPSVELSNQLMHHPDINLILATGGPGMVKAAYSSGKPAIGVGAGNTPVVVDETADIKRVVASVLMSKTFDNGVICASEQSIIVVDSVYNAVRERFSSHGGYMLQGKELKAVSDIILKNGGLNAAIVGQPAAKIAEMAGIKVPAHTKVLIGEVSVVDESEPFAHEKLSPTLAMYRAKDFEDAVAKAEKLVEMGGIGHTSCLYTDQDNQPERVNYFGNKMKTARILINTPASQGGIGDLYNFKLAPSLTLGCGSWGGNSISENVGPKHLINKKTVAKRAENMLWHKLPKSIYFRRGSLPIALEEVATDGAKRAFIVTDRYLFNNGYADQITSVLKGHGIETEVFFEVEADPTLSIVRKGAEQMNSFKPDVIIALGGGSPMDAAKIMWVLYEHPNTQFEDLALRFMDIRKRIYKFPKMGVKAKMIAVTTTSGTGSEVTPFAVVTDDATGQKYPLADYALTPDMAIVDANLVMNMPKSLCAFGGLDAVTHALEAYVSVLANEYSDGQALQALKLLKENLPASYHEGSKNPVARERVHNAATIAGIAFANAFLGVCHSMAHKLGSEFHIPHGLANAMLISNVIRYNANDNPTKQTAFSQYDRPQARRRYAEIADHLGLGAPGDRTAQKIQKLLNWLDEIKADLGIPTSIREAGVQEADFLAKVDKLSEDAFDDQCTGANPRYPLIAELKQILMDTFYGREYNEDVADEVAVAAPAPKADKKTSKK; from the coding sequence ATGGCTGTAACAAATGTCGCTGAACTGAACGCACTCGTTGCACGAGTCAAAAAAGCACAGCGTGAATATGCTAACTTCAGTCAAGAACAAGTAGATAAGATCTTCGCTGCCGCCGCCCTGGCTGCTGCCGATGCGCGAATTCTGCTGGCAAAACTTGCTGTTGAAGAATCCGGTATGGGTATTGTCGAAGACAAAGTGATCAAAAACCACTTCGCCTCCGAATATATCTACAACGCCTATAAAGATGAAAAAACCTGTGGCATCCTCGGTCAGGATGATACTTTTGGTACCATCACTATCGCAGAACCAATTGGCATCATCTGCGGCATCGTACCTACTACCAACCCAACGTCCACTGCGATTTTCAAAGCGCTGATTAGCCTGAAAACTCGTAACGGCATCATCTTCTCCCCACACCCACGTGCTAAAAATGCGACTAACAAAGCTGCAGATATCGTTCTGCAAGCCGCAATCGCTGCGGGTGCACCGAAAGACATTATCGGCTGGATTGATGAACCAAGTGTTGAACTGTCTAACCAATTAATGCATCACCCTGATATTAACCTGATTCTGGCGACCGGTGGTCCTGGTATGGTGAAAGCAGCCTACAGCTCAGGTAAACCAGCAATCGGCGTGGGCGCAGGTAACACCCCTGTTGTTGTTGACGAAACAGCTGATATCAAACGTGTTGTTGCTTCGGTTCTGATGTCAAAAACCTTCGATAACGGCGTAATCTGTGCGTCAGAACAATCCATCATTGTGGTTGATTCTGTCTACAACGCAGTACGTGAACGTTTCTCTTCCCATGGCGGCTATATGCTGCAGGGTAAAGAGCTGAAAGCAGTTTCCGATATCATCCTCAAAAATGGTGGCCTGAACGCAGCTATCGTAGGCCAGCCAGCAGCGAAAATCGCTGAAATGGCCGGCATCAAAGTACCGGCTCATACTAAAGTGTTAATCGGCGAAGTCAGCGTTGTTGATGAATCCGAACCGTTTGCACATGAAAAGCTGTCCCCTACCCTCGCGATGTACCGTGCTAAAGATTTTGAAGATGCGGTAGCAAAAGCAGAGAAACTGGTAGAAATGGGCGGCATCGGTCATACCTCTTGTCTGTATACAGACCAGGACAACCAACCAGAACGTGTTAACTATTTTGGCAACAAAATGAAGACTGCACGTATTCTGATCAACACCCCTGCTTCACAGGGTGGTATCGGTGACCTGTATAACTTCAAACTTGCCCCTTCTCTGACGCTGGGTTGCGGTTCATGGGGTGGTAACTCCATCTCTGAAAATGTCGGTCCTAAACACCTGATCAACAAGAAAACTGTAGCGAAGCGAGCAGAAAACATGTTGTGGCATAAACTTCCAAAATCTATCTACTTCCGTCGTGGCTCACTGCCAATCGCACTGGAAGAAGTGGCGACTGACGGAGCAAAACGCGCCTTCATCGTGACTGACCGTTACCTGTTCAACAACGGCTATGCAGACCAGATCACCAGCGTTCTGAAAGGCCACGGTATCGAAACAGAAGTGTTCTTCGAAGTAGAAGCTGATCCAACGCTGAGCATTGTGCGTAAAGGTGCTGAGCAGATGAACTCCTTCAAACCAGATGTAATCATTGCACTGGGTGGTGGTTCACCGATGGATGCTGCCAAAATCATGTGGGTGCTGTACGAACATCCAAACACTCAGTTCGAAGATTTGGCACTGCGCTTTATGGATATCCGTAAACGTATCTACAAATTCCCGAAAATGGGCGTGAAAGCGAAAATGATCGCCGTCACCACCACTTCCGGTACTGGTTCTGAAGTGACTCCATTTGCAGTTGTGACCGATGATGCAACGGGTCAGAAATATCCACTGGCTGACTATGCTCTGACTCCGGATATGGCTATCGTCGATGCCAACCTGGTCATGAACATGCCAAAATCACTCTGTGCGTTCGGTGGTCTGGATGCAGTAACTCACGCGCTGGAAGCTTACGTTTCAGTACTGGCGAATGAATACTCTGATGGTCAGGCGCTTCAGGCTCTGAAATTGCTGAAAGAAAACCTGCCAGCCAGCTACCACGAAGGGTCTAAAAACCCAGTGGCTCGCGAACGTGTTCACAATGCGGCAACTATCGCGGGTATCGCGTTTGCCAACGCCTTCCTGGGTGTCTGTCACTCCATGGCCCACAAACTGGGTTCAGAGTTCCACATTCCTCACGGTCTGGCCAATGCCATGCTGATTTCCAACGTTATCCGTTACAATGCTAACGATAACCCAACTAAACAAACTGCTTTCAGTCAGTATGACCGTCCACAGGCGCGTCGTCGTTACGCAGAAATCGCTGACCATTTAGGTCTGGGCGCTCCTGGTGACCGTACTGCACAGAAAATCCAGAAACTGTTAAACTGGTTGGACGAAATCAAAGCGGATTTGGGTATCCCAACCTCTATTCGTGAAGCAGGCGTTCAGGAAGCCGATTTCCTGGCTAAAGTAGACAAGCTGTCTGAAGATGCGTTTGATGACCAGTGTACCGGTGCTAACCCACGTTACCCACTGATTGCTGAACTGAAACAAATTCTGATGGATACCTTCTACGGTCGCGAATATAACGAAGACGTAGCTGATGAAGTTGCAGTTGCTGCACCAGCACCAAAAGCTGATAAGAAAACCAGCAAAAAATAA
- a CDS encoding YchE family NAAT transporter, with the protein MSQSLLDFSGYIKFFVGLFALVNPVGILPVFISMTSYQAAAGRNKTNMTANLSVAIILSTALFLGDAILHLFGISIDSFRIAGGILVVTIAMSMISGKLGEDKQNKQEKSETAIRENVGVVPLALPLMAGPGAISSTIVWSSRYNGWQNLLGLTLAIMFFAFCCWLLFRAAPLLVRLLGQTGINVITRIMGLLLMSLGIEFIVTGIKAIFPGLL; encoded by the coding sequence GTGAGCCAATCTTTATTAGATTTTTCAGGCTATATCAAATTTTTCGTCGGGCTGTTTGCACTGGTGAACCCTGTCGGGATCCTGCCGGTCTTCATTAGTATGACCAGTTATCAGGCAGCGGCTGGCCGAAATAAAACCAATATGACGGCTAACCTGTCTGTGGCCATTATATTGTCGACGGCCTTATTTCTTGGAGATGCCATTCTTCATCTGTTTGGGATCTCCATTGATTCATTTCGCATTGCCGGCGGCATACTGGTAGTGACCATTGCGATGTCGATGATAAGCGGTAAGCTCGGCGAAGATAAGCAGAACAAACAAGAGAAGTCGGAAACGGCGATCCGTGAAAACGTTGGTGTTGTTCCTTTAGCCTTACCTCTGATGGCGGGCCCGGGGGCAATCAGCTCGACAATCGTCTGGAGCTCCCGCTACAACGGCTGGCAGAACCTGCTTGGCCTGACGCTGGCGATCATGTTTTTCGCTTTCTGTTGCTGGCTTTTGTTCCGTGCCGCACCTTTGCTGGTACGTTTATTGGGGCAAACCGGCATCAACGTCATTACCCGAATTATGGGGTTGTTGCTGATGTCTCTGGGGATTGAGTTTATTGTCACCGGGATAAAAGCTATTTTCCCCGGCCTTCTCTAA
- the oppA gene encoding oligopeptide ABC transporter substrate-binding protein OppA: MTNITKKNLLAACIMAAVGAISINTAFAANVPAGLTLSDKQELVRNNGSEVQSLDPHKVEGVPESNVIRDLLEGLVNTDSKNGSVIPGVATSWENKDFKVWTFHLRPEAKWSNGDPVTAQDFVFSWQRLADPKTASPYESYLQYGHIENIDDIISGKKSPDTLGVKAIDDHTLQVTLTEPVPYFVKMLSHTAMKPVNKNVVEKFGDKWTQPENYVSNGAYKLKAWTVNERIVLERSPTYWDNAKTVINQVTYLPISSEVTDVNRYRSGEIDMTYNNMPIELFQKLKKEIPTEVHVDPYLCTYYYEINNQKAPFTDSRVREALKLGLDRDIIVNKVKAQGDLPAYSYTPPYTDGAKLTPPAWFKETQDQRNTEAKKLLAEAGYTPAKPLTFELLYNTSDLHKKLAIAAAAIWKKNLGVDVKLVNQEWKTFLDSRHQGNFDVARAGWCSDYNEPSSFLNTMLSDSSNNTSHYKSAAFDKAIADTLTAKTDDERAGLYQKAETQLDKDSVIVPVYYYVNARLVKPYVGGYTGKDPQDNVYVKDLYIIKH; the protein is encoded by the coding sequence ATGACCAACATCACAAAAAAAAATCTGCTGGCTGCCTGCATCATGGCTGCGGTTGGCGCCATATCCATCAATACCGCCTTTGCGGCTAACGTACCTGCTGGCTTAACGCTGTCAGACAAGCAAGAACTGGTGCGTAACAACGGTTCTGAAGTACAGTCCCTCGATCCGCATAAAGTGGAAGGTGTTCCGGAATCCAACGTTATCCGTGATTTGCTGGAAGGCCTGGTCAATACCGACAGCAAAAACGGCAGCGTCATTCCTGGTGTAGCTACCAGCTGGGAAAACAAAGATTTTAAAGTCTGGACTTTCCACCTGCGTCCGGAAGCAAAATGGTCCAACGGCGACCCTGTTACTGCTCAAGATTTCGTGTTCAGCTGGCAGCGCCTGGCTGATCCAAAAACAGCCTCTCCGTATGAAAGCTACCTGCAATACGGTCACATCGAAAACATCGATGACATCATCAGCGGTAAGAAAAGCCCTGATACCCTGGGTGTGAAAGCGATTGATGACCACACTCTGCAAGTGACCCTGACCGAACCGGTCCCTTATTTTGTTAAAATGCTGTCCCACACCGCGATGAAGCCGGTGAACAAAAACGTTGTTGAAAAATTTGGCGACAAATGGACTCAGCCAGAAAACTATGTCAGCAACGGCGCCTACAAACTGAAGGCATGGACTGTCAACGAACGTATCGTGCTGGAACGTAGCCCGACCTATTGGGACAACGCTAAAACTGTGATTAATCAGGTCACTTACCTGCCAATTTCTTCTGAAGTGACAGACGTTAACCGCTACCGCAGCGGCGAAATCGACATGACTTATAACAACATGCCGATCGAACTTTTCCAGAAACTGAAAAAAGAAATCCCTACCGAAGTCCACGTTGACCCGTACCTGTGTACTTACTACTACGAAATCAACAACCAGAAAGCACCATTCACTGACTCACGCGTGCGTGAAGCGCTGAAACTGGGTCTGGATCGCGACATCATCGTGAACAAAGTGAAAGCGCAGGGCGATCTGCCGGCGTACAGCTACACCCCTCCTTACACCGACGGCGCGAAACTGACGCCTCCGGCCTGGTTTAAAGAAACTCAGGATCAGCGCAATACCGAAGCGAAAAAACTGCTGGCTGAAGCAGGTTACACACCGGCTAAACCACTGACCTTCGAACTGCTGTACAACACGTCTGATCTGCATAAGAAACTGGCGATTGCCGCAGCTGCTATCTGGAAGAAAAACCTGGGTGTGGACGTGAAGCTGGTTAATCAGGAATGGAAAACCTTCCTGGACAGCCGTCATCAGGGCAACTTCGATGTAGCGCGCGCCGGCTGGTGCTCTGATTACAACGAACCGTCTTCCTTCCTGAACACCATGCTGTCTGACAGCAGCAATAACACTTCTCACTATAAGAGCGCTGCGTTTGATAAAGCGATCGCGGACACTCTGACAGCGAAAACTGACGATGAGCGTGCAGGTCTGTATCAGAAAGCTGAAACTCAGCTGGATAAAGACTCTGTGATTGTCCCTGTTTATTACTACGTTAACGCGCGTCTGGTGAAACCATACGTTGGCGGTTACACCGGTAAAGATCCACAGGACAACGTCTACGTTAAAGATCTTTACATCATCAAACACTAA
- the oppB gene encoding oligopeptide ABC transporter permease OppB encodes MLKFILRRCLEAIPTLFILITISFFMMRLAPGSPFTGERNLPPEVMANIEAKYHLNDPIYKQYFNYLEQLAKGDFGPSFKYKDYTVNDLVAASFPVSAKLGLAAFIMAIVFGVSAGVIAALNQNTKWDYTVMGVAMTGVVIPSFVVAPLLVLIFAITLKWLPGGGWNGGGAKYMILPMVALSLAYIASIARITRGSMIEILHSNFIRTARAKGLPLHRIILRHALKPALLPVLSYMGPAFVGIITGSMVVESIFGLPGIGQLFVNGALNRDYSLVLSLTILVGALTILFNAIVDVLYAVIDPKIRY; translated from the coding sequence ATGTTAAAGTTTATTTTACGCCGCTGTCTGGAAGCGATTCCGACGCTATTCATTCTGATCACCATTTCGTTTTTTATGATGCGTCTCGCACCGGGCAGCCCTTTTACGGGTGAGCGTAATCTTCCACCAGAAGTGATGGCGAACATTGAGGCGAAATACCACCTCAATGACCCAATCTATAAGCAATATTTCAATTATTTAGAACAGCTGGCCAAAGGCGATTTCGGCCCGTCGTTCAAATATAAGGATTACACCGTTAATGATCTGGTCGCGGCTTCTTTCCCGGTTTCGGCGAAATTAGGCCTGGCGGCATTTATCATGGCGATTGTTTTTGGTGTGAGCGCCGGGGTTATTGCCGCGCTGAATCAAAACACCAAATGGGATTACACCGTGATGGGGGTGGCGATGACCGGGGTAGTTATCCCGAGTTTCGTCGTCGCACCGTTACTGGTGTTGATCTTTGCCATTACCCTGAAATGGTTGCCGGGCGGCGGCTGGAACGGCGGTGGTGCCAAATACATGATCCTGCCGATGGTCGCACTTTCACTGGCTTATATCGCCAGCATTGCGCGTATCACGCGTGGTTCTATGATCGAAATCCTGCACTCCAACTTTATCCGCACAGCGCGCGCGAAAGGCTTACCGTTGCACCGCATTATTTTGCGCCATGCACTCAAGCCTGCATTGTTACCTGTCCTGTCTTACATGGGACCTGCGTTTGTGGGGATTATCACCGGTTCGATGGTGGTCGAGAGCATTTTCGGATTGCCGGGCATCGGCCAGCTGTTTGTTAACGGCGCTTTAAACCGTGACTACTCGCTGGTACTGAGTCTGACTATTTTAGTGGGCGCATTGACCATTTTATTCAATGCGATCGTTGACGTGCTTTACGCCGTCATCGACCCGAAAATCCGTTATTAA
- the oppC gene encoding oligopeptide ABC transporter permease OppC, with amino-acid sequence MMLSKKNSDVVENFTEKLEVEGRSLWQDARRRFMHNRAAVTSLIVLAFIALFVAFAPFLSQFAYDDTDWNMMSAAPDMASHHFFGTDSSGRDLLVRVAIGGRISLMVGVAAALVAVILGTLYGSLSGYLGGKIDSAMMRLLEILNSFPFMFFVILLVTFFGQNILLIFVAIGMVSWLDMARIVRGQTLSLKRKEFIEAALVSGVSTRNIVLRHIVPNVLGVVVVYASLLVPSMILFESFLSFLGLGTQEPLSSWGALLSDGANSMEVSPWLLLFPAGFLVVTLFCFNFIGDGLRDALDPKDR; translated from the coding sequence ATGATGTTAAGTAAAAAAAACAGCGACGTTGTCGAGAACTTCACCGAGAAACTGGAAGTTGAAGGCCGCAGTTTGTGGCAGGACGCGCGTCGTCGCTTTATGCATAACCGCGCTGCAGTCACCAGCCTGATTGTCCTGGCCTTTATTGCCTTATTCGTGGCTTTCGCTCCGTTCTTATCGCAGTTTGCCTACGATGATACCGACTGGAATATGATGTCGGCCGCGCCTGATATGGCGTCGCACCACTTTTTCGGGACGGATTCTTCAGGCCGTGATTTGCTGGTTCGTGTGGCGATCGGCGGACGTATCTCTCTGATGGTGGGTGTCGCGGCTGCGCTGGTGGCGGTGATCCTCGGTACGTTGTACGGATCGTTGTCTGGCTATCTGGGTGGCAAGATTGACTCCGCCATGATGCGTTTGCTGGAAATCCTCAACTCCTTCCCGTTCATGTTCTTCGTTATCTTGCTGGTTACCTTCTTCGGGCAGAATATCCTGTTGATTTTCGTGGCGATCGGCATGGTGTCATGGCTGGATATGGCGCGTATCGTGCGTGGCCAAACTCTTAGTCTGAAACGTAAAGAATTCATCGAAGCGGCGTTAGTCAGCGGAGTAAGTACGCGTAATATCGTGTTGCGTCACATTGTTCCCAACGTTTTAGGTGTCGTAGTGGTCTATGCATCACTACTGGTGCCAAGCATGATCCTGTTTGAATCCTTCCTGAGCTTCTTAGGTCTGGGTACGCAGGAGCCGCTGAGCAGCTGGGGCGCGTTGTTAAGTGACGGTGCCAACTCGATGGAAGTTTCACCTTGGTTACTGCTGTTCCCGGCAGGCTTCCTGGTTGTTACTCTGTTCTGTTTCAATTTTATCGGCGATGGCCTGCGTGATGCCCTCGACCCGAAAGATCGTTAA
- the oppD gene encoding oligopeptide ABC transporter ATP-binding protein OppD codes for MSTIEQIQAKAAPVSALKGEMLLDVKDLRVTFETPDGDVTAVNDLNFDLRAGETLGIVGESGSGKSQTAFALMGLLASNGRIGGSAKFNGREILNLPQKELNKLRAEQISMIFQDPMTSLNPYMRVGEQLMEVLMLHKHLSKREAFEESVRMLDAVKMPEARKRMKMFPHEFSGGMRQRVMIAMALLCRPKLLIADEPTTALDVTVQAQIMTLLNELKAEFNTAIIMITHDLGVVAGICDKVLVMYAGRTMEYGRARDVFYEPCHPYSIGLLNAVPRLDAEGGAMMTIPGNPPNLLRLPKGCPFQPRCPHAMDICATAPPLERFGDGRLRACYKPLEELV; via the coding sequence ATGAGCACCATTGAACAAATTCAAGCTAAAGCGGCACCGGTTTCTGCCCTGAAAGGCGAGATGTTGCTGGACGTGAAAGACCTGCGCGTCACTTTCGAGACGCCTGACGGCGATGTTACCGCAGTCAATGATTTGAACTTCGACCTGCGCGCCGGCGAAACCTTAGGTATCGTGGGTGAATCCGGTTCCGGTAAATCCCAGACTGCGTTTGCGCTGATGGGCCTGCTGGCCAGCAATGGCCGCATCGGTGGTTCAGCGAAATTCAACGGGCGCGAAATCCTCAATCTGCCGCAAAAGGAGCTGAACAAGCTGCGCGCGGAGCAGATTTCGATGATTTTCCAGGATCCAATGACTTCACTTAACCCGTACATGCGCGTTGGTGAGCAGTTGATGGAAGTGCTGATGTTGCATAAACACCTCAGCAAACGTGAAGCCTTCGAAGAATCTGTACGTATGCTGGACGCGGTAAAAATGCCGGAAGCCCGCAAGCGTATGAAAATGTTCCCGCACGAATTCTCCGGTGGTATGCGCCAGCGTGTGATGATCGCGATGGCGCTGCTGTGTCGTCCGAAACTGTTGATCGCCGATGAACCCACCACTGCACTGGACGTGACCGTTCAGGCGCAGATCATGACGCTGCTGAATGAACTGAAAGCTGAGTTCAATACCGCGATCATCATGATCACACACGATCTGGGCGTTGTTGCCGGTATCTGTGACAAAGTGCTGGTGATGTACGCTGGCCGTACTATGGAATATGGCCGTGCCCGCGACGTGTTTTATGAGCCGTGCCATCCATACTCAATCGGTCTGCTGAATGCCGTTCCGCGTCTGGATGCGGAAGGTGGCGCAATGATGACCATACCGGGTAACCCGCCAAACTTGCTGCGTCTGCCAAAAGGCTGCCCGTTCCAGCCGCGTTGTCCGCACGCAATGGATATTTGTGCCACCGCGCCACCGCTTGAGCGTTTCGGTGATGGTCGTTTGCGTGCCTGCTACAAGCCGCTGGAGGAACTGGTATGA
- the oppF gene encoding murein tripeptide/oligopeptide ABC transporter ATP binding protein OppF yields MNTHAPEKKVLLEVADLKVHFDIKDGKQWFWQPSKTLKAVDGVTLRLYEGETLGVVGESGCGKSTFARALIGLVKATDGRVAWLGKDLLNMSDNEWRKTRSDIQMIFQDPLASLNPRMTIGEIIAEPLKTYNPNMPRLEVKEKVKAMMLKVGLLPNLINRYPHEFSGGQCQRIGIARALILEPKLIICDEPVSALDVSIQAQVVNLLQQLQREMGLSLIFIAHDLAVVKHISDRVLVMYLGHAVELGTYDEVYNNPQHPYTRALMSAVPVPDPDKERNKVIQLLEGELPSPINPPSGCVFRTRCPIAGPECAITRPLLEGSFRHAVSCLKVDPL; encoded by the coding sequence ATGAACACCCACGCGCCAGAGAAAAAAGTTCTGCTGGAAGTGGCGGATCTTAAAGTCCATTTCGACATTAAAGATGGCAAACAATGGTTCTGGCAGCCGTCTAAAACGCTGAAAGCCGTGGACGGCGTCACATTGCGTCTTTACGAGGGCGAAACGCTGGGCGTGGTAGGGGAATCCGGCTGTGGTAAATCCACCTTTGCCCGTGCGTTGATCGGTCTGGTGAAAGCTACTGATGGCCGCGTGGCGTGGCTGGGTAAAGACCTGCTGAATATGTCAGATAACGAGTGGCGTAAAACCCGCAGCGATATCCAGATGATTTTCCAGGATCCGCTGGCGTCCCTGAACCCACGTATGACCATCGGCGAAATCATCGCTGAACCGCTGAAAACTTATAACCCGAATATGCCTCGTTTAGAGGTCAAAGAAAAAGTGAAGGCAATGATGCTGAAGGTCGGGCTGTTGCCTAACCTTATCAACCGTTACCCGCACGAATTCTCGGGGGGGCAGTGTCAGCGTATCGGTATCGCGCGTGCGCTGATCCTTGAGCCAAAGCTGATTATCTGTGACGAACCGGTCTCTGCACTGGACGTGTCGATTCAGGCGCAGGTGGTGAACCTGCTGCAACAGTTGCAGCGCGAAATGGGCTTGTCACTGATCTTCATCGCGCACGATCTGGCGGTGGTAAAACACATCTCCGATCGTGTTCTGGTGATGTATCTCGGTCACGCAGTCGAGCTGGGCACGTATGATGAGGTGTATAACAATCCTCAGCATCCATACACCCGTGCGCTGATGTCTGCGGTGCCGGTGCCGGATCCGGATAAAGAGCGCAACAAAGTGATTCAGTTGCTGGAAGGGGAGTTACCTTCGCCTATCAATCCGCCATCCGGCTGCGTGTTCCGTACTCGTTGTCCGATAGCCGGGCCAGAATGTGCGATCACCCGTCCGCTGCTCGAAGGCAGTTTCCGCCACGCGGTTTCCTGCCTGAAAGTCGATCCGCTCTGA
- a CDS encoding DUF440 family protein, with product MDLNNRLTEDETLEQAYDIFLELAGDNLDPADILIFNLQFEERGGAELYDPAEDWVEHVDFDLNPDFFAEVVIGLADAEDMPINDIFARVLLCREKDHKLCHILWKE from the coding sequence ATGGACCTGAATAATCGCCTGACCGAAGACGAAACCCTTGAGCAAGCCTACGATATCTTTCTGGAACTGGCCGGGGATAACCTGGATCCGGCGGATATCCTGATCTTCAACCTGCAATTTGAAGAACGCGGTGGCGCTGAGCTGTATGATCCGGCTGAAGACTGGGTAGAACATGTAGATTTCGATCTTAACCCTGATTTCTTTGCTGAAGTGGTCATTGGTCTGGCGGATGCGGAAGACATGCCGATCAACGATATTTTCGCCCGCGTTTTGCTGTGCCGCGAAAAAGATCACAAACTCTGCCATATCCTCTGGAAAGAGTAG
- the cls gene encoding cardiolipin synthase, whose translation MTTFYTVISGFLVFGYWLLIAGVTLRILMKRRAVPSAMAWLLIIYIIPLVGIIAYLSFGELHLGKRRAERAKAMWPSTARWLNDLKDCQRIFATETSEIAASLFQLCERRQGIAGVKGNQLQLLTTSDDVLKAMMRDIELARSNIEMVFYIWQPGGLVDQVAESLMAASRRGIHCRLMLDSAGSVTFFRSPYPAMMRNAGIEVVEALQVNLFRVFLRRMDLRQHRKVVLIDNYVAYTGSMNMVDPRFFKQDAGVGQWVDLMARMEGPVATTMGIVYSCDWEIETGKRILPPEPDTNQMPFEQESGHTIQVIASGPGFPEDMIHQALLTATYSAREQLVMTTPYLVPSDDLLHAICTAAQRGVDVSIILPLKNDSMMVGWASRAFFNELLEAGVKIYQFEDGLLHTKSILVDGQLSLVGTVNLDMRSLWLNFEITLVIDDAGFGADLGRVQEDYIARSHLLDVEAWLKRPFWHRLVERLFYFFSPLL comes from the coding sequence ATGACAACTTTCTATACGGTAATCAGCGGATTTCTGGTTTTTGGTTACTGGTTACTGATAGCCGGCGTGACTCTGCGCATTTTGATGAAACGCCGCGCGGTGCCTTCTGCCATGGCGTGGTTGCTGATCATTTATATCATTCCTCTGGTCGGCATCATCGCCTACCTGTCTTTCGGTGAGCTGCATTTAGGCAAGCGTCGTGCCGAACGTGCAAAAGCGATGTGGCCTTCTACGGCGCGCTGGCTGAATGACCTCAAAGATTGCCAGCGGATTTTTGCCACCGAAACCAGTGAAATTGCCGCCTCTTTATTCCAGCTCTGCGAACGCCGTCAGGGTATCGCGGGGGTTAAAGGCAACCAGCTTCAACTACTGACCACCAGCGATGATGTGCTTAAAGCGATGATGCGCGACATTGAACTCGCGCGCAGCAACATTGAGATGGTGTTTTACATCTGGCAACCCGGCGGGCTGGTCGATCAGGTCGCTGAATCGCTGATGGCGGCTTCACGACGTGGTATCCACTGCCGTCTGATGCTCGACTCAGCCGGCAGCGTGACTTTCTTTCGCAGCCCGTATCCGGCGATGATGCGCAATGCGGGTATCGAAGTGGTCGAAGCATTGCAGGTAAATTTGTTCCGCGTCTTCCTGCGCCGTATGGATTTGCGTCAACACCGTAAAGTCGTATTGATCGACAATTATGTCGCTTATACAGGCAGTATGAACATGGTTGATCCGCGCTTCTTTAAACAGGATGCGGGCGTTGGTCAGTGGGTTGACCTGATGGCGCGCATGGAAGGTCCGGTAGCGACCACCATGGGTATCGTTTATTCCTGCGACTGGGAAATCGAAACCGGTAAACGCATTCTGCCACCGGAGCCTGATACCAATCAGATGCCGTTTGAGCAGGAAAGCGGTCACACCATTCAGGTTATCGCGTCCGGTCCGGGTTTTCCGGAAGACATGATCCATCAGGCTTTGCTTACCGCCACGTATTCTGCACGTGAACAACTGGTGATGACCACGCCTTATCTGGTACCGAGCGACGATCTGCTCCATGCGATTTGTACCGCCGCACAGCGCGGTGTGGATGTCAGTATTATTCTGCCACTGAAAAATGACTCAATGATGGTGGGCTGGGCCAGCCGAGCATTCTTTAACGAGTTGCTGGAAGCCGGTGTAAAAATTTACCAGTTCGAAGACGGCCTGCTGCACACTAAAAGTATTCTGGTAGATGGTCAGCTGAGTCTGGTAGGGACAGTGAATCTGGATATGCGCAGTCTGTGGCTCAATTTTGAAATCACGCTGGTGATCGACGATGCCGGATTCGGTGCCGACCTGGGTCGCGTTCAGGAGGATTACATCGCGCGTTCCCACCTGCTGGACGTTGAGGCCTGGCTGAAACGTCCTTTCTGGCATCGTCTGGTTGAACGTTTGTTCTACTTTTTCAGCCCGCTGCTGTAA